In a single window of the Myxococcus stipitatus genome:
- a CDS encoding flavodoxin family protein — translation MLASSREGGNAELLARRAAESLPPGTVTTWLRLDGYRDPPFRDLRHAPGGYPPLPPELRALADVTLAADEIVMVAPVYWYSLPSNAQGYLEHWSWWLRVPELRFRERMRGKVLSLITAHSTDEDDSVAEPLLLSLHLSAGYMAMRWRGALMGHGSAPGQVLGDARALEAARGFLARPVEDSEAQVA, via the coding sequence TTGTTGGCCAGCTCCCGGGAGGGAGGTAACGCGGAGCTGCTCGCCCGGCGAGCCGCGGAGTCGTTGCCTCCGGGGACGGTGACGACGTGGTTGCGGCTGGACGGGTATCGCGACCCGCCCTTCAGGGACCTGCGTCACGCGCCCGGGGGCTATCCGCCGCTGCCGCCGGAGCTGCGAGCGCTCGCGGACGTCACGCTGGCCGCCGACGAAATCGTCATGGTCGCGCCGGTGTACTGGTACAGCCTGCCGTCCAACGCGCAGGGCTACCTGGAGCACTGGTCCTGGTGGCTGCGCGTGCCGGAGCTGCGCTTCCGCGAGCGGATGCGGGGCAAGGTGCTGTCGCTCATCACCGCGCACTCGACGGACGAGGACGACTCCGTCGCGGAGCCGCTGTTGCTCAGCCTGCACCTCAGCGCCGGCTACATGGCCATGCGCTGGCGCGGCGCGCTCATGGGACATGGCAGCGCTCCCGGGCAGGTGCTCGGTGACGCACGCGCGCTGGAGGCCGCGCGGGGGTTCCTGGCGCGCCCGGTGGAGGATTCGGAGGCCCAGGTCGCCTGA
- the mfd gene encoding transcription-repair coupling factor, whose product MDTPLTQRLDGEAARRGGGPLAADDAFTRLLRELTPGRRARTQGLKGAARAHVLSRLHRETRAPLVCVAVDEEAADALAADLAFFLGGSGTLLTPGVLRLPADEVLPYDELSPDAAAVTERLGALHHLARGTRFPALVLSQRALYRRVLGPGVIASLTDRVTVGQDYDRDSLARKLSRMGYQNSPLVEDVGTFSVRGGLLDVFSPLYDKPVRLEFFGDTIDSIRVFDPASQRTVDALKEVDLVPARELLLTEDTRPRAEAAAREVADRINLPTIQLRERLEALREGLPGFGLEGLLPGLFEGGLATLFDFLGAWGPEAPVFYLDDPLALERAADELWGELERSFAAAEERKDLVLPPVEHFLTRDAVAERLGAFRVVEGGGLSLTQSEQVPVAFSFGGTQDLREAILAHHGEEGALTPLVERLQRWRDTRVACAVACGTLSQADRLKRLLLDRNVMVKVHTEPLTDALALYDPAVWAHLFTGEVSQGFVDGAGGLALLSDEEIFGARARRRVRRHKKLDAFAAGFGDLKEGDLIVHTDFGIGRYAGLTKMEVNHVPGDFLVLEYAGRDKIYLPVGRMRLIQKFTGGDPDKVQLDKLGGTSWEKTKKRVKEQLLKMAAELLQIAAARKAHPGHAFSAPDRYFAQFEADFEFEETPDQAKAIEDVLADMQKPEPMDRLVCGDVGYGKTEVAMRAAFKAALDRKQVAVLVPTTVLAQQHFLSFKKRFKDYPVTVEVISGLKKAPEVREILKRAKEGRVDILIGTHKLLAGDVTFKDLGLMIVDEEQRFGVKQKESLKKWRSQIDVLTLTATPIPRTLHMSMSGVRDMSIIATPPQDRRAIRTFVMKYDNQVIKEAIEREVARGGQVFFVHNRVESLATMEQELRQLVPKLSIGVAHGQMGEGQLEKVMLEFTERKHQVLLCTAIIESGIDISSANTMIVNRADQFGLAQLYQLRGRVGRSKERAYAYLLVPTRRAVTKDAQRRLEVLQNFTELGAGFSIASHDLEIRGAGNLLGEKQSGAIAEIGFDLYAQLMEEAVAELQGLPPKVQLEPDVTLPVPALIPDDYVPDVHQRLVFYKRFSQAGTPEEVTDLRAELVDRYGEAPDEVDHLSELTLLKIDMRDLRLRALEVSHARVMVTLGADALLDGAKVAGLVQRSKGYYRLTPDMKLIARPAQALQDQDLVAEARKVLRDLDTCSLPRT is encoded by the coding sequence ATGGACACTCCATTGACTCAGAGGCTGGATGGCGAGGCGGCGCGGCGTGGTGGCGGGCCTCTGGCGGCGGACGACGCCTTCACGCGGCTGCTGCGCGAGCTGACCCCCGGGCGCCGCGCGCGCACCCAGGGCCTGAAGGGCGCGGCCCGCGCCCATGTCCTCTCCCGGTTGCATCGTGAGACACGGGCCCCCCTGGTCTGCGTCGCGGTGGACGAGGAGGCGGCCGACGCGCTGGCCGCGGACCTGGCCTTCTTCCTGGGCGGCTCCGGCACCCTGCTCACCCCCGGCGTGCTGCGCCTGCCCGCGGACGAGGTGCTGCCGTACGACGAGCTCTCCCCGGACGCGGCGGCCGTCACCGAGCGGCTGGGCGCGCTCCACCACCTGGCGCGCGGCACGCGCTTCCCCGCGCTGGTGTTGTCACAACGCGCGTTGTATCGCCGCGTGCTCGGCCCGGGCGTCATCGCGAGCCTCACGGACCGCGTCACCGTGGGCCAGGATTACGACCGGGACTCGCTGGCGCGCAAGCTTTCGCGGATGGGCTACCAGAACAGTCCGCTGGTGGAGGACGTGGGGACGTTCTCCGTGCGCGGCGGACTGCTGGATGTCTTCAGCCCGCTCTACGACAAGCCGGTGCGGCTGGAGTTCTTCGGCGACACCATCGACTCCATCCGCGTGTTCGACCCGGCGTCGCAGCGCACGGTGGACGCGCTGAAGGAAGTGGACCTGGTGCCCGCGCGCGAGCTGCTGCTCACCGAGGACACCCGTCCCCGCGCGGAGGCCGCCGCCCGCGAGGTGGCCGACCGCATCAACCTGCCCACCATCCAGCTGCGCGAGCGGCTCGAGGCGCTGCGCGAGGGACTTCCCGGCTTCGGCCTGGAGGGGCTGTTGCCCGGCCTCTTCGAGGGGGGGCTCGCCACGCTGTTCGACTTCCTGGGCGCGTGGGGCCCGGAGGCGCCCGTCTTCTATCTGGACGACCCGCTCGCGCTGGAGCGCGCGGCGGACGAGCTGTGGGGTGAACTGGAGCGCTCGTTCGCCGCGGCTGAGGAGCGCAAGGACCTGGTGCTCCCGCCCGTCGAGCACTTCCTCACCCGCGACGCGGTGGCCGAGCGGCTGGGCGCCTTCCGCGTGGTGGAGGGCGGCGGCCTGTCGCTGACGCAGTCCGAGCAGGTGCCCGTCGCGTTCTCGTTCGGCGGCACCCAGGATTTGCGCGAGGCCATCCTCGCGCACCACGGCGAGGAGGGCGCGCTCACCCCGTTGGTGGAGCGGCTCCAGCGTTGGCGGGACACGCGCGTGGCGTGCGCGGTGGCCTGCGGCACGCTGAGCCAGGCGGACCGGCTCAAGCGGCTGCTCCTCGACCGCAACGTCATGGTGAAGGTCCACACGGAGCCGCTCACGGACGCGCTGGCGCTGTACGACCCGGCGGTGTGGGCGCACCTGTTCACCGGCGAGGTGAGCCAGGGCTTCGTGGACGGCGCGGGCGGACTGGCCCTGCTGTCGGACGAGGAGATCTTCGGCGCGCGCGCGCGCCGGCGCGTCCGGCGACACAAGAAGCTGGACGCGTTCGCCGCCGGCTTCGGGGACCTGAAGGAAGGCGACCTCATCGTCCACACGGACTTCGGCATCGGCCGGTACGCGGGCCTGACGAAGATGGAGGTCAACCACGTCCCGGGGGACTTCCTCGTGCTGGAGTACGCGGGCCGGGACAAAATCTATCTGCCGGTGGGCCGCATGCGGCTCATCCAGAAGTTCACGGGCGGGGACCCGGACAAGGTCCAGCTCGACAAGCTGGGCGGCACCAGCTGGGAGAAGACGAAGAAGCGCGTCAAGGAGCAGCTGCTGAAGATGGCGGCGGAGCTGCTTCAAATCGCCGCCGCGCGCAAGGCGCACCCGGGCCACGCCTTCAGCGCGCCGGACCGGTACTTCGCCCAGTTCGAGGCGGACTTCGAGTTCGAGGAGACGCCGGACCAGGCCAAGGCCATCGAGGACGTGCTGGCGGACATGCAGAAGCCGGAGCCCATGGACCGGCTCGTCTGCGGCGACGTGGGCTACGGCAAGACGGAGGTCGCCATGCGCGCGGCCTTCAAGGCGGCGCTGGACCGCAAGCAGGTGGCGGTGCTGGTGCCCACCACGGTGCTGGCGCAGCAGCACTTCCTGTCCTTCAAGAAGCGCTTCAAGGACTACCCCGTCACCGTGGAGGTCATCTCCGGCCTGAAGAAGGCGCCGGAGGTGCGTGAAATCCTCAAGCGCGCCAAGGAGGGCCGGGTCGACATCCTCATCGGCACGCACAAGCTGCTGGCCGGCGACGTGACCTTCAAGGACCTGGGGTTGATGATCGTCGACGAGGAGCAGCGCTTCGGCGTGAAGCAGAAGGAGTCGCTGAAGAAGTGGCGCTCGCAGATCGACGTCCTGACGCTGACGGCGACCCCCATCCCGCGCACGCTGCACATGAGCATGTCGGGCGTGCGGGACATGAGCATCATCGCCACGCCGCCCCAGGACCGCCGGGCCATCCGCACCTTCGTGATGAAGTACGACAACCAGGTCATCAAGGAGGCCATCGAGCGCGAGGTGGCGCGCGGCGGGCAGGTCTTCTTCGTCCACAACCGCGTGGAGTCCCTGGCCACCATGGAGCAGGAGCTGCGGCAGCTGGTGCCCAAGCTGTCCATCGGCGTGGCGCACGGGCAGATGGGCGAGGGGCAGCTCGAGAAGGTGATGCTGGAGTTCACCGAGCGCAAGCACCAGGTGCTCCTGTGCACCGCCATCATCGAGAGCGGCATCGACATCTCCAGCGCCAACACGATGATCGTCAACCGCGCGGACCAGTTCGGCCTGGCGCAGCTGTACCAGCTGAGAGGTCGCGTGGGCCGCTCCAAGGAGCGCGCGTACGCGTACCTGCTGGTGCCCACGCGCCGGGCGGTGACGAAGGACGCGCAGCGGCGGCTGGAGGTGCTCCAGAACTTCACGGAGCTGGGCGCGGGCTTCTCCATCGCCAGCCATGACCTGGAGATTCGCGGCGCGGGCAACCTGCTGGGCGAGAAGCAGTCCGGCGCCATCGCGGAGATTGGCTTCGACCTGTACGCGCAGCTGATGGAGGAGGCCGTGGCGGAGCTGCAGGGCCTGCCGCCCAAGGTGCAGCTGGAGCCGGACGTCACCCTCCCCGTGCCGGCGCTCATCCCCGACGACTACGTGCCGGACGTCCACCAGCGGCTCGTCTTCTACAAGCGCTTCAGCCAGGCCGGCACGCCGGAGGAGGTGACGGACCTGCGCGCGGAGCTGGTCGACCGCTACGGCGAGGCGCCCGACGAGGTGGACCACCTGTCCGAGCTGACGCTGCTGAAGATCGACATGCGCGACCTGCGCCTGCGCGCCCTCGAGGTGAGCCACGCCCGCGTGATGGTGACGCTGGGGGCGGACGCGCTGCTGGATGGCGCCAAGGTCGCGGGGCTGGTGCAGCGCTCGAAGGGCTACTACCGCCTCACGCCGGACATGAAGCTCATCGCCCGCCCCGCGCAGGCGCTCCAGGACCAGGACCTGGTCGCCGAGGCGCGCAAGGTGCTGCGGGACCTGGACACCTGCTCGCTGCCCCGGACGTAG
- the argE gene encoding acetylornithine deacetylase — MSDTLPALRNTLTELVAMDTTSSRPNAPLIDYAQARLEAAGFSAERQRYVDDAGVEKFNLVAVKGGTGRAALALVGHSDCVPYDAAWTEALRLTERDGKLYARGACDTKGFIACALHAAERASGLQAPLMVVLTADEEVGLVGAKKLVEAGLGRARHAIVGEPTKLTPVRANKGYCLAEVEVLGKEGHSAYPETGASAIFRAGRFLHRLEQLATTVLREERDEGFQPPFTTVNVGVIQGGKAKNILPGACRFMVEWRPIPGQPTARVVELLETIRQELVRDEPAYEAHIRVLRTDRGVNTRADAEVVRFLADASGNAPTTVPFGTEAPQLTELGAEAVVFGPGDIRVAHQTGEYVPVEDLVRCEAVLARAVAHFCGAR, encoded by the coding sequence ATGAGCGACACGTTGCCCGCGCTGAGAAACACCCTGACGGAGCTGGTGGCGATGGACACCACGTCCTCGCGACCGAACGCTCCGCTCATCGACTACGCGCAGGCCCGGCTGGAGGCCGCGGGCTTCAGCGCGGAGCGCCAGCGCTACGTCGACGATGCCGGGGTGGAGAAGTTCAACCTGGTGGCGGTGAAGGGCGGCACGGGGCGCGCGGCGCTCGCGCTGGTGGGGCACTCGGACTGCGTCCCCTACGACGCGGCGTGGACGGAGGCGCTGCGGCTGACGGAGCGCGACGGGAAGCTCTACGCGCGCGGCGCCTGTGACACGAAGGGCTTCATCGCCTGCGCGCTGCACGCGGCGGAGCGGGCGTCCGGGCTCCAGGCGCCGTTGATGGTGGTCCTCACCGCCGACGAGGAGGTGGGCCTGGTGGGCGCCAAGAAGCTGGTGGAGGCGGGGCTGGGCCGGGCGCGGCACGCCATCGTCGGGGAGCCCACGAAGCTGACGCCGGTGCGCGCGAACAAGGGGTACTGCCTGGCGGAGGTGGAGGTATTGGGCAAGGAAGGGCACAGCGCGTATCCGGAGACGGGGGCGTCCGCCATCTTCCGCGCGGGTCGCTTCCTGCACCGGTTGGAGCAGCTGGCGACGACGGTGCTGCGCGAGGAGCGCGACGAGGGCTTCCAGCCGCCCTTCACCACGGTGAACGTGGGCGTCATCCAGGGCGGCAAGGCGAAGAACATCCTGCCAGGCGCCTGCCGCTTCATGGTGGAGTGGCGCCCCATCCCCGGACAGCCGACGGCGCGCGTGGTGGAGCTCCTGGAGACCATCCGCCAGGAGCTGGTGCGCGACGAGCCCGCGTACGAGGCGCACATCCGCGTGCTGCGCACCGACCGGGGCGTGAACACCCGCGCGGACGCGGAGGTCGTGCGCTTCCTCGCGGACGCCAGCGGCAACGCGCCCACGACGGTGCCCTTCGGGACGGAGGCCCCCCAGCTCACCGAGCTGGGCGCGGAGGCCGTGGTGTTCGGCCCCGGCGACATCCGCGTGGCGCACCAGACGGGCGAGTATGTCCCCGTCGAGGACCTGGTGCGCTGCGAGGCCGTGCTGGCCCGCGCGGTCGCCCACTTCTGCGGGGCGCGCTGA
- a CDS encoding DUF2167 domain-containing protein yields the protein MQGRWWLSWMLSVVAVSAWAQVPAAEPPAQAEVVEEADEPPFVVNGRSGTVELGDGLARMEVPDNFLYLAPEEAARVLEEAWGNPPGAPTLGMLVPANVDVTAPEGWGVIINYADDGHVEDEDASSIDYADLLKEMQESTREESAERKQAGYGGIELVGWAATPHYDPGTRKLYWAKELGSTEEGASEHSLNYNVRILGKEGVLVLNAVSDMSQLPHVEKDMQQVLGFTSFKPGHRYEDFDPSTGRVAAYGVAGLVAGKVAAKAGLFKGLLAALLAAKKLVIAGVAALFVGLSKLFKRRGNEDGTP from the coding sequence ATGCAGGGCCGATGGTGGTTGTCGTGGATGTTGTCCGTGGTCGCGGTGAGCGCGTGGGCCCAGGTGCCCGCCGCCGAGCCTCCCGCGCAGGCGGAGGTCGTGGAGGAGGCCGACGAGCCCCCGTTCGTGGTGAACGGGCGCAGCGGCACGGTGGAGCTGGGTGATGGCCTGGCGCGGATGGAGGTGCCGGACAACTTCCTCTACCTCGCCCCCGAGGAGGCGGCGAGGGTGCTGGAGGAGGCGTGGGGCAACCCTCCTGGCGCCCCGACGCTGGGGATGCTGGTGCCGGCGAACGTCGATGTCACCGCGCCCGAGGGGTGGGGCGTCATCATCAACTACGCGGACGACGGCCACGTCGAGGATGAGGACGCCTCGAGCATCGACTACGCGGACCTGCTGAAGGAGATGCAGGAGTCCACCCGGGAGGAGAGCGCCGAGCGCAAGCAGGCTGGCTATGGCGGCATCGAGCTGGTGGGCTGGGCCGCCACGCCGCACTACGACCCGGGCACCCGCAAGCTGTACTGGGCCAAGGAGCTGGGCTCCACCGAGGAGGGCGCCTCCGAGCACTCGCTGAACTACAACGTCCGCATCCTGGGCAAGGAGGGCGTGCTGGTGCTCAACGCCGTCTCCGACATGAGCCAGCTGCCCCACGTCGAGAAGGACATGCAGCAGGTGCTGGGCTTCACCTCGTTCAAGCCTGGCCACCGCTACGAGGACTTCGACCCCAGCACCGGTCGCGTGGCCGCCTACGGCGTCGCGGGCCTCGTCGCGGGCAAGGTGGCCGCCAAGGCCGGGCTCTTCAAGGGGCTCCTCGCCGCGCTGCTGGCCGCCAAGAAGCTGGTCATCGCCGGCGTCGCGGCCCTCTTCGTCGGACTGAGCAAGCTGTTCAAGCGCCGTGGCAACGAGGACGGCACGCCGTAG
- a CDS encoding methyltransferase domain-containing protein, which produces MNFSHSVILPFSPSTVDAASHFARELAGRAEVVLAGEGEPSVPPRPGLHVLHVQGGKGAAIRAALPRVTGAVTILQDPDAAYAPDAYESLLGPLHADTADVVFGRRTATGLAPQLLAERALGQVTRFVTDVAVSDPLSGVRAFRTDALRSVSLTSDDDAVDAELVVKLAAQLYRFTEVALPLQAVPRRPRAARLSQLRTLVRYATVRDDADNQHEGYTTLERMDGAVHYNQWLGRRFREHLGRRVLEIGSGIGTITRELEAGLELLIALEVDPFYVDRLKNLFRGHPHIRPYLSDVALADWESLQKERLDTIVLSNVLEHIPDDGAAVRRFRQILTPGGRVVILVPALPQLFGSIDEAVGHYRRYTPDTLRAVLEHNGFEVETLEWMNLVGMPGWFVNSRLLRRRSVPKLQLKLYDTLAPLFARAEAQVKLPVGMSLFAVARANATQDA; this is translated from the coding sequence GTGAACTTTTCGCACTCGGTCATCCTCCCCTTCTCCCCCTCCACCGTTGACGCCGCCTCCCACTTCGCGCGGGAGCTCGCTGGCAGGGCGGAGGTGGTGCTGGCTGGAGAGGGCGAGCCGAGCGTGCCCCCCCGCCCGGGGCTGCACGTCCTGCACGTGCAGGGGGGCAAGGGCGCGGCCATCCGGGCGGCGCTGCCCCGCGTGACGGGCGCGGTCACCATCCTCCAGGACCCGGACGCCGCCTACGCCCCGGACGCCTACGAGTCGCTGCTGGGCCCCCTCCACGCGGACACCGCGGACGTCGTCTTCGGCCGCCGCACCGCCACGGGGCTCGCGCCCCAGCTGCTCGCCGAGCGCGCCCTGGGACAGGTCACCCGCTTCGTCACCGACGTGGCCGTCAGCGACCCGCTCAGCGGCGTGCGCGCCTTCCGCACGGACGCGCTGCGCTCCGTCAGCCTCACCAGCGACGACGACGCGGTGGACGCGGAGCTGGTGGTGAAGCTGGCCGCGCAGCTGTACCGCTTCACGGAGGTGGCGCTGCCGCTGCAGGCCGTGCCCCGCCGCCCTCGCGCCGCGCGCCTGTCCCAGCTGCGCACCCTGGTGCGCTACGCCACCGTGCGCGACGACGCGGACAACCAGCACGAGGGCTACACCACCCTGGAGCGCATGGACGGCGCCGTCCACTACAACCAGTGGCTGGGACGCCGCTTCCGCGAGCACCTGGGCCGCCGCGTGCTCGAAATCGGCTCCGGCATCGGCACCATCACCCGCGAGCTGGAGGCGGGCCTGGAGCTGCTCATCGCCCTGGAGGTGGACCCCTTCTACGTGGACCGCCTGAAGAACCTCTTCCGGGGCCACCCCCACATCCGCCCGTACCTGTCCGACGTGGCGCTCGCGGACTGGGAGTCGCTCCAGAAGGAGCGGCTGGACACCATCGTCCTCTCCAACGTGCTGGAGCACATCCCCGACGACGGCGCGGCGGTGCGGCGCTTCCGGCAGATTCTCACCCCCGGCGGCCGGGTGGTCATCCTCGTGCCCGCGCTCCCCCAGCTGTTCGGCAGCATCGACGAGGCGGTGGGCCACTACCGCCGCTACACGCCGGACACGCTGCGCGCGGTGCTGGAGCACAACGGCTTCGAGGTCGAGACGCTGGAGTGGATGAACCTGGTGGGCATGCCGGGCTGGTTCGTCAACAGCCGCCTGTTGCGCCGCCGCTCCGTGCCCAAGCTCCAGCTCAAGCTCTACGACACGCTGGCCCCCCTGTTCGCCCGCGCCGAGGCCCAGGTGAAGCTGCCGGTGGGCATGAGCCTGTTCGCCGTCGCGCGCGCCAACGCCACGCAGGACGCCTGA
- a CDS encoding c-type cytochrome, translating to MMKRFALVMTLCLSSSAYADDVAEVWKAKCKSCHGDDGKAQTKMGQKESIADMSLAAWQAAESDADIRQAIAEGSPKNSKMKAFKDKLTPAQIDALVGYIRTLKAK from the coding sequence ATGATGAAGCGGTTCGCCCTGGTGATGACCCTCTGTCTGAGCTCGAGCGCCTACGCGGACGACGTCGCGGAGGTGTGGAAGGCCAAGTGCAAGTCCTGCCACGGCGACGACGGCAAGGCGCAGACGAAGATGGGCCAGAAGGAGTCCATCGCCGACATGAGCCTGGCCGCCTGGCAGGCAGCCGAATCCGACGCGGACATCCGCCAGGCCATCGCCGAGGGCTCCCCCAAGAACTCCAAGATGAAGGCCTTCAAGGACAAGCTCACGCCCGCGCAGATCGACGCGCTGGTGGGATACATCCGCACCCTCAAGGCGAAGTAG
- a CDS encoding PAS domain-containing sensor histidine kinase: protein MVVLRSVRSSGQGILDFECVTANAHAERWLGREERPLVRQRLLEEAPWVGECGLFAACVRVAVRREPEVVRVARESSVGPVWMLARVSPWEDGVVVFLEDLTERMASEEALRRDHDLLHAVIESATDAIYVKDLDLRYVLINAATARAFNRAPHDILGRTDLELLGADIAGPTMAHDREVMEVGATATYEDSEGGPGSDLIWQTTKGVLRRGDGTVYGLFGISRDVTARRRQEQERNEEALFQERFIGVLGHDLGNPLAAVRLSAAALLAQRTLTPEQRRMAQRIDGSAERMSRLVKQLLDFTRARMAGGIPLHPREVCMATVCRRIISELEPAYPEHQVHLEVVGESNGVWDEERLGQVLSNLVGNALQHSPKGSMVRVRVAASDTLFQRVEVHNVGTPIPDSLRPRLFAAFHKAERDPSAPKVQRQGLGLGLYIVSQIVTAHGGWVDVASSAEAGTCFAVTLPRVAQAVSQESPQARRA from the coding sequence GTGGTGGTCCTGAGGAGCGTGCGCTCGTCGGGGCAGGGAATCCTGGACTTCGAGTGTGTCACCGCCAATGCCCACGCGGAGCGTTGGCTGGGGCGCGAGGAGCGTCCCCTGGTGCGACAGCGGCTGCTGGAGGAGGCGCCCTGGGTGGGAGAGTGCGGCCTGTTCGCCGCGTGTGTCCGGGTGGCGGTGCGCCGCGAGCCGGAGGTGGTGCGCGTGGCGCGCGAGTCCTCCGTGGGGCCGGTGTGGATGCTGGCGCGTGTATCCCCCTGGGAAGACGGGGTCGTCGTCTTCCTGGAGGACCTGACGGAGCGGATGGCCTCGGAGGAGGCCTTGCGTCGGGACCACGACCTCCTACACGCCGTCATCGAGAGCGCCACCGACGCCATCTACGTGAAGGACCTGGACCTGCGGTACGTGCTCATCAACGCGGCCACCGCGCGGGCCTTCAACCGCGCGCCCCACGACATCCTGGGGCGCACGGACCTGGAGCTGCTGGGGGCGGACATCGCCGGGCCCACCATGGCGCACGACCGGGAGGTGATGGAGGTGGGCGCCACCGCCACCTACGAGGATTCGGAGGGCGGGCCGGGCAGCGACCTCATCTGGCAGACGACCAAGGGCGTGCTGCGCCGGGGCGACGGCACCGTCTACGGCCTGTTCGGCATCAGCCGCGACGTCACCGCGCGGCGCCGCCAGGAGCAGGAGCGCAACGAGGAGGCCCTCTTCCAGGAGCGCTTCATCGGCGTGCTGGGCCACGACCTGGGCAACCCCCTGGCGGCGGTGCGGCTGTCCGCGGCGGCCCTGCTGGCGCAGCGCACGCTGACGCCCGAGCAGCGGCGCATGGCCCAGCGCATCGACGGGAGCGCCGAGCGCATGTCGCGGCTGGTGAAGCAGCTTTTGGACTTCACCCGCGCGCGCATGGCGGGCGGCATCCCCCTGCACCCGCGCGAGGTGTGCATGGCCACGGTGTGCCGCCGCATCATCTCCGAGCTGGAGCCGGCCTACCCGGAGCACCAGGTCCACCTGGAGGTGGTGGGCGAGTCGAACGGCGTGTGGGACGAGGAGCGGCTGGGGCAGGTGCTGTCCAACCTGGTGGGCAACGCGCTCCAGCACAGCCCCAAGGGCTCCATGGTGCGGGTGCGGGTGGCGGCCAGCGACACCCTCTTCCAGCGCGTGGAGGTCCACAACGTGGGGACGCCCATCCCGGACTCGCTGCGCCCGCGCCTGTTCGCGGCCTTCCACAAGGCGGAGCGGGACCCGAGCGCGCCCAAGGTCCAGCGACAGGGGCTGGGGCTGGGGCTCTACATCGTCTCGCAAATCGTCACCGCGCACGGCGGCTGGGTGGACGTGGCCTCGTCCGCGGAGGCGGGGACGTGCTTCGCGGTGACGCTGCCGCGCGTGGCCCAGGCCGTGTCGCAGGAGTCACCGCAGGCGCGGCGGGCCTGA